Proteins from one Ketobacter alkanivorans genomic window:
- a CDS encoding HDOD domain-containing protein encodes MSSAFQPKGLENWITILDDHLLPVLPASARKIGRLLKDPDTSLNAIGDVVASDPVMRVHVVRECNRQFGDRAAGTLANPHHCVSMLGLDKLTILVRQFKATKGDAKDPRDYHYFQAISTSLHAAEQAASWAQFRNQASPDAMFIGALLYGVPTWCLWRFAHKEMNIIDTLFRREQVPLAEAELAVLGCTREQIATTLAKRWHIPEGIAAALSSANLPSSRFLLRCARRHQQDPHYTIPNRTADGRLVNTPALPIALSNNLALEVARDWYSPQSRRCLDVIAAYLEQPLEHIETLAKEVAISTAHRWRLPGIQAAANGLLWPLQPRQPRRVKPAELPTTIAKLYGVEANPATPENKARPAKQTAKPIGMHSEHLPADLDRDAILNAPRPLASQPVAAPHPGFVSYEKKQEFEARLQKLLLEPDYFSTEYESIRYVVDILAETTPLKRVMVAIYNRGKHSLDAYYATGCEDYPLLRKCSVGLQPSNLFSKLLKQPAALWLSPDRPAPATGLVPGSFKQASQSDTFFVMSVFNHKGAYGLFYADRGLNDRIGLSESEYKVFKVACTSCSKHLIARGKRAAAKPANG; translated from the coding sequence ATGTCGAGCGCATTTCAACCCAAAGGGCTGGAAAACTGGATCACCATTCTGGACGACCACCTGCTTCCGGTGCTGCCCGCCAGCGCCCGCAAGATAGGGCGTCTGTTGAAAGATCCCGATACTTCACTCAACGCCATTGGTGATGTGGTTGCCAGTGATCCGGTGATGCGAGTGCATGTGGTACGTGAGTGCAACCGCCAGTTCGGTGACCGCGCAGCAGGCACGCTGGCCAACCCCCATCATTGTGTCTCGATGCTGGGTCTGGACAAGCTCACCATCCTTGTGCGTCAGTTCAAGGCCACTAAAGGCGATGCCAAAGACCCGCGAGACTACCACTACTTTCAAGCCATCAGCACCAGCCTGCACGCCGCAGAGCAAGCCGCCAGCTGGGCGCAGTTCCGCAATCAGGCCAGCCCCGATGCCATGTTTATCGGAGCCTTGCTGTATGGGGTGCCTACCTGGTGCCTGTGGCGTTTCGCCCACAAGGAGATGAACATCATTGATACCCTGTTCCGCCGTGAACAGGTGCCGCTGGCAGAAGCAGAGCTGGCGGTATTGGGCTGCACGCGCGAGCAAATAGCCACGACGCTGGCCAAGCGCTGGCATATCCCGGAAGGCATCGCAGCGGCGTTATCCAGCGCCAACCTGCCCTCCTCCCGTTTTTTGCTGCGCTGTGCTCGCCGCCATCAACAGGATCCCCATTACACCATCCCCAATCGCACAGCCGATGGCCGCCTGGTAAACACACCCGCCCTGCCCATCGCCCTCAGTAACAACCTGGCGTTGGAAGTGGCGCGGGACTGGTATTCACCCCAAAGCCGCCGCTGTCTGGATGTCATCGCGGCCTATCTGGAACAGCCCCTGGAGCACATTGAAACCCTGGCCAAAGAGGTGGCCATAAGCACGGCCCACCGCTGGCGACTACCGGGCATTCAGGCCGCCGCCAATGGCCTGCTGTGGCCACTGCAACCAAGACAACCACGGCGAGTAAAGCCCGCAGAACTGCCTACAACCATAGCAAAACTGTACGGGGTGGAGGCCAACCCAGCCACACCAGAAAACAAAGCCAGGCCAGCAAAACAGACCGCGAAGCCTATCGGCATGCACAGCGAACATCTGCCTGCGGATCTGGATCGCGACGCCATTCTCAATGCTCCCAGGCCTCTGGCCAGCCAACCGGTAGCGGCACCGCATCCCGGCTTTGTGTCTTATGAGAAAAAGCAGGAATTCGAAGCCCGGTTACAGAAGCTGCTGCTGGAGCCCGACTACTTCTCGACGGAATACGAATCCATCCGCTATGTGGTGGACATCCTGGCAGAAACCACCCCCCTGAAGCGGGTCATGGTGGCCATCTACAATCGCGGCAAGCACAGCCTGGACGCCTATTATGCAACCGGCTGCGAAGACTACCCACTGCTCAGAAAATGCTCTGTAGGCCTGCAGCCCAGCAACCTGTTCAGCAAGCTTCTGAAGCAACCGGCTGCGCTGTGGCTCAGCCCCGATCGCCCGGCACCGGCCACCGGCTTAGTACCAGGCAGCTTCAAACAGGCCTCCCAAAGCGACACCTTTTTCGTGATGTCTGTCTTCAACCACAAAGGGGCGTACGGCCTGTTCTACGCCGACAGAGGCTTGAACGACCGCATCGGCCTGTCTGAATCAGAATATAAAGTGTTCAAAGTCGCCTGCACCTCCTGCAGCAAACACCTGATTGCCCGCGGCAAACGAGCGGCGGCCAAACCCGCTAACGGCTGA
- the motA gene encoding flagellar motor stator protein MotA: MIKLVGFLIVIGSVLGGYVLSHGELMTLWQPFELLIIAGSAFGAFIVANPLHVVVDVFKTVWRSLLGHHYGQAMYMDLLSLLYELFNKARRNGLMSIEEDVEEPDQSDIFERYPRITEEHLLLEFICDYLRIISSGNLSAFELETLMDQDIETSLLEAEHPAHALGRVSDALPGFGIVAAVMGIVITMKSLGGPPGELGLHVAAALVGTFLGVLLAYGFVGPLSNALEHEAKERIQALSCVKTAILAMVNGIPPQLAVEFGRKTIFSSDRPSFSALEDHLRGR; this comes from the coding sequence ATGATTAAACTAGTTGGATTTTTAATCGTCATTGGCAGCGTGCTGGGAGGCTATGTGCTGTCCCATGGCGAGCTGATGACATTGTGGCAGCCTTTTGAATTGCTGATTATTGCAGGGTCAGCATTTGGGGCGTTTATTGTGGCCAATCCACTGCATGTGGTGGTGGATGTGTTCAAAACCGTGTGGCGCTCACTGCTGGGACACCATTACGGCCAGGCTATGTACATGGATTTACTGTCGCTGCTGTATGAGCTGTTCAACAAGGCTCGTCGTAATGGCTTGATGTCCATAGAGGAGGACGTAGAAGAGCCTGATCAGAGCGACATATTCGAGCGCTACCCGCGCATCACCGAAGAGCACCTGTTGCTGGAATTCATTTGCGACTACCTACGCATTATATCCTCAGGCAACCTGTCGGCGTTTGAGTTGGAAACCCTGATGGATCAGGATATCGAAACCAGCCTGCTGGAAGCCGAGCATCCGGCCCATGCTTTGGGCAGGGTGTCGGATGCCTTGCCGGGCTTCGGTATTGTGGCAGCCGTTATGGGTATCGTTATTACCATGAAATCATTGGGTGGGCCGCCGGGCGAGCTGGGCCTGCACGTGGCTGCCGCACTGGTGGGTACTTTCCTGGGGGTGCTACTGGCTTATGGTTTTGTGGGCCCCCTCAGTAACGCGCTGGAGCATGAAGCCAAGGAGCGTATCCAGGCGCTGTCTTGTGTCAAAACTGCGATCCTGGCCATGGTCAACGGCATTCCCCCTCAATTGGCGGTGGAGTTCGGGCGTAAGACCATTTTTTCCAGCGATCGCCCCTCGTTCTCGGCGCTTGAGGATCACCTGCGGGGCCGCTGA
- the motB gene encoding flagellar motor protein MotB, with amino-acid sequence MEFDNGNKPIVVRRIRKVQGGHHGGAWKVAFADFATAMMAFFLVLWLMEATTVEEKAAISGYFSDPTAFSEGGSPYVIDLGGGLKDDQYSGESNVETPDTKIQDKGVVLTEETVQDLAAQIESRKFQELKKTLETRIQEDANLRKYRDQIIMEVTKDGLQIQIVDAKSRPMFDSGSDEIKPYMNEILQALAGTIANVPNGLSITGHTDAQAFTDRSDYSNWELSADRANAARRALQKNGVAEKQLTQVVGLASSMLYDKTDPENPINRRISLLVMSERTEAKLKAQQQGKPLPVDQEFPSPQPEAAVPDEATEFEAFDRLRKTMSRKSAQGAEPVRDEPVRDELF; translated from the coding sequence ATGGAATTCGATAATGGTAACAAGCCCATCGTCGTCCGCCGTATACGCAAAGTTCAGGGTGGCCACCACGGTGGTGCCTGGAAAGTAGCCTTTGCCGATTTCGCCACGGCCATGATGGCCTTCTTTTTAGTGCTGTGGCTGATGGAGGCCACAACCGTAGAAGAAAAAGCCGCCATTTCCGGTTACTTTTCCGATCCCACCGCATTCAGCGAAGGCGGCTCTCCTTATGTTATTGATCTGGGCGGCGGCCTGAAAGACGACCAATACTCAGGCGAATCCAATGTAGAAACCCCGGACACTAAAATTCAGGACAAGGGCGTAGTGCTCACCGAAGAAACGGTGCAGGATCTGGCCGCGCAAATTGAAAGCCGTAAATTTCAGGAGCTGAAGAAAACCCTGGAAACCCGCATCCAGGAGGACGCAAACCTGCGCAAGTATCGGGATCAGATCATCATGGAAGTCACCAAAGATGGCCTGCAAATTCAGATCGTCGATGCCAAGTCCCGCCCCATGTTCGATAGCGGCAGCGATGAAATCAAACCCTACATGAATGAAATTCTGCAGGCCTTGGCGGGAACCATTGCCAATGTGCCCAATGGCCTCAGTATTACTGGCCACACCGACGCCCAGGCCTTTACCGACCGCAGCGATTATTCCAATTGGGAGCTGTCGGCGGATCGTGCCAACGCTGCACGGCGGGCGCTGCAGAAAAACGGTGTTGCAGAAAAGCAATTAACCCAGGTGGTGGGGCTGGCGTCCTCCATGCTGTACGACAAAACGGATCCGGAAAACCCCATTAACCGCCGCATCAGTTTACTGGTTATGAGCGAGCGTACCGAAGCAAAACTGAAAGCCCAGCAGCAGGGTAAGCCGTTGCCGGTGGATCAGGAGTTCCCATCACCCCAGCCGGAGGCAGCGGTGCCGGATGAGGCCACCGAATTTGAAGCCTTCGACCGCCTGCGCAAAACCATGTCCCGCAAATCGGCCCAAGGGGCAGAACCCGTTCGGGATGAACCGGTCCGTGATGAGTTGTTTTGA
- a CDS encoding PEP-CTERM sorting domain-containing protein, translated as MGEYTDNNTWVSAGTIFSGSTALSGSFTYENEATEVGSVPVPGYNNASFTAYQDAFSDIDMVVGGSSVTADSGYGLVGNNVSPTGVPALLDVLLGYSSGSNPATNLSSLTIGDWSLTGFSFVFVNGYNSFVEDDLPLGAPGSSNLMEFMFSNSDGIGRKIRYQLDSIEAASVPVPEPASVFLTALGIAGIWVRKRSAK; from the coding sequence TTGGGGGAATACACCGATAACAACACATGGGTTTCCGCTGGAACCATCTTTTCAGGCAGCACGGCCCTGAGTGGCAGTTTCACCTACGAAAACGAAGCGACAGAAGTAGGGTCTGTGCCAGTGCCAGGTTACAACAATGCATCTTTCACTGCCTACCAGGACGCGTTTTCTGACATCGATATGGTTGTTGGCGGATCTTCCGTAACAGCCGACTCCGGCTATGGTTTGGTTGGCAACAACGTGTCGCCCACCGGCGTGCCGGCTTTGCTGGATGTATTGCTGGGTTATTCCTCCGGCAGCAACCCTGCTACCAATTTATCCAGCCTGACCATCGGCGACTGGAGCCTCACCGGGTTCTCTTTTGTGTTTGTTAATGGCTACAACTCGTTTGTAGAAGACGACCTCCCCTTGGGCGCGCCAGGCAGCAGCAATTTGATGGAATTCATGTTTTCCAACTCCGACGGGATAGGTCGAAAAATACGTTATCAACTGGACAGCATCGAGGCAGCAAGCGTGCCTGTACCAGAACCCGCTTCGGTGTTTTTGACTGCGCTGGGTATTGCCGGTATATGGGTACGAAAGCGTAGCGCCAAATAA
- the rsgA gene encoding small ribosomal subunit biogenesis GTPase RsgA, whose amino-acid sequence MSKRKLTRRQSWRIQKVQEEKAARLTKKVNEVGDSDELGDEEEGLVVSHFGTFVEVEPHSSPNQTAQCHFRANVGAIVAGDKVVMRQGKSGYGVIETVLPRGSLLSRPDPRGNLKPVAANIDFMVLVITPEPAPSGVLIDRYLVAAELQQLNIKILLNKTDLITDMNEAMLDDLLKVYRDIGYDVWECSAKTEQGLEELKEQLDQHTSVFVGQSGVGKSSLVNGLMPGVNAKVGELSENSKLGRHTTTNARLFHFPTGGDLIDSPGIREFGLWHLDPDKVIDGFQDFEPWRFECKFRDCKHQKEPGCALLAAVERGDVNPQRFNNYFAIREALLNAQ is encoded by the coding sequence ATGAGCAAACGCAAACTCACCCGTCGCCAATCCTGGCGCATCCAGAAAGTGCAGGAAGAAAAAGCGGCCCGCTTGACCAAAAAAGTCAACGAAGTGGGCGATTCCGACGAGTTGGGTGATGAGGAGGAAGGCCTGGTGGTAAGCCACTTCGGCACCTTCGTGGAGGTAGAGCCTCATTCCAGCCCTAACCAAACCGCCCAGTGCCATTTCCGCGCCAATGTCGGCGCTATCGTGGCTGGCGACAAGGTTGTCATGCGACAGGGGAAATCCGGGTATGGCGTCATAGAAACCGTGCTCCCCCGCGGTTCGCTGCTATCCCGCCCTGACCCACGCGGCAACCTGAAACCGGTAGCGGCCAACATCGATTTTATGGTGCTGGTCATCACCCCCGAGCCAGCCCCCTCAGGCGTCCTCATTGATCGCTATTTGGTGGCTGCCGAACTGCAACAGCTCAACATCAAAATACTGCTCAACAAAACCGACCTCATCACCGACATGAACGAGGCCATGCTGGACGATTTGCTCAAAGTCTACCGCGACATTGGCTATGACGTTTGGGAGTGTTCGGCCAAAACGGAGCAGGGACTGGAGGAGCTGAAAGAACAACTGGATCAGCACACTTCGGTGTTCGTGGGGCAGTCCGGCGTGGGTAAATCCTCACTGGTAAACGGCCTGATGCCCGGCGTGAACGCCAAAGTGGGCGAACTGTCGGAAAACTCCAAACTGGGGCGACACACCACCACCAACGCCCGCCTGTTTCACTTCCCCACGGGGGGCGATCTTATCGATTCCCCCGGCATCCGTGAATTTGGCCTGTGGCACCTAGACCCGGACAAGGTGATCGATGGCTTTCAGGATTTCGAGCCCTGGCGCTTTGAGTGCAAGTTCCGTGATTGCAAACACCAAAAAGAACCCGGCTGCGCCCTGCTGGCAGCGGTGGAACGGGGCGACGTTAACCCACAGCGCTTCAATAACTATTTTGCCATTCGGGAAGCCTTGCTGAACGCTCAATGA
- the orn gene encoding oligoribonuclease, whose protein sequence is MTTDRKNNLIWLDLEMTGLDPDSDVIIEIATIVTDADLNILAEGPVFAVHQSDGTLAKMDEWCTNQHGKSGLTERVRASEVNEQQAEQATIEFLSQWVDDRASPMCGNSICQDRRFLYRYMPKLEAFFHYRNLDVSTLKELARRWKPDALEGFKKSATHLALDDIRESIAELKHYRQTFIQS, encoded by the coding sequence ATGACCACTGATCGTAAAAACAATCTTATTTGGCTGGATCTCGAAATGACCGGGTTAGACCCCGATAGCGACGTCATCATCGAAATTGCCACCATTGTCACCGATGCTGACCTCAATATCCTGGCCGAGGGGCCGGTGTTTGCGGTGCACCAGAGTGATGGCACCCTGGCCAAAATGGATGAGTGGTGTACCAATCAGCATGGCAAGTCCGGTCTGACCGAGCGGGTGCGCGCCAGTGAGGTGAACGAGCAGCAGGCGGAGCAGGCCACCATCGAATTTCTGTCGCAATGGGTGGATGATCGTGCCTCCCCCATGTGTGGCAACAGCATCTGTCAGGATCGCCGCTTTTTGTACCGCTATATGCCCAAGCTGGAGGCGTTTTTCCACTATCGCAACCTGGATGTCAGTACCTTGAAAGAGCTGGCGCGGCGTTGGAAACCGGATGCGCTGGAGGGCTTCAAAAAGTCCGCCACCCATCTTGCGCTGGATGATATTCGAGAGTCCATCGCCGAACTGAAACATTACCGTCAGACGTTTATTCAGTCTTAG
- the queG gene encoding tRNA epoxyqueuosine(34) reductase QueG, with translation MNYQELANNIKQWGQELGFQQIAIADVALNEHEEHLQNWLAAGFHGEMNYMARHGTKRSRPDELQPGTVRVISARMDYLPPDTQIVEVLNDASKAFISRYTLGRDYHKLIRKRLTQLGKRVEDAIGHYGYRAFVDSAPVLEKALAEKAGLGWIGKHTLLLDRSAGSWFFLGEIYVDIPLPVDEPVSAHCGKCSACIDICPTQAIVAPYRLDSRKCISYLTIELHGPIPEALRKPMGNRVFGCDDCQLVCPWNRFAKFTQEDDFKPRHQLQDRTLVELFMWDEETYLRNTEGSAIRRIGYQRWLRNLAVGLGNAPSTPDVIAALQARAHHESELVREHVCWALTQHTGAAKTE, from the coding sequence TTGAATTACCAGGAACTCGCCAACAATATCAAGCAATGGGGACAAGAACTGGGGTTCCAGCAGATTGCCATTGCCGATGTCGCTCTGAATGAGCATGAAGAGCACTTGCAAAACTGGTTGGCCGCCGGGTTTCACGGCGAGATGAATTACATGGCCCGCCACGGCACCAAGCGCAGCCGCCCGGACGAGCTGCAACCGGGCACGGTGCGTGTGATCAGTGCGCGCATGGATTACTTGCCGCCGGATACACAAATAGTTGAGGTGCTGAACGATGCCTCCAAGGCGTTCATCAGCCGCTACACATTGGGCCGCGACTACCACAAGCTGATTCGCAAGCGCTTGACCCAGCTGGGCAAGCGGGTGGAAGACGCCATCGGCCACTATGGCTATCGCGCCTTTGTGGACAGCGCCCCGGTGCTGGAAAAGGCTTTGGCAGAAAAAGCCGGGCTGGGCTGGATCGGCAAACACACACTGCTACTGGATCGCTCTGCCGGGTCGTGGTTTTTTCTTGGGGAGATCTACGTGGACATCCCCTTGCCGGTGGACGAACCGGTGTCCGCCCATTGCGGAAAATGCAGCGCCTGCATCGACATCTGCCCCACCCAGGCCATTGTCGCGCCTTACCGGCTGGATTCCCGCAAATGCATATCCTATCTCACCATTGAGCTGCATGGCCCCATCCCCGAAGCACTGCGCAAGCCTATGGGCAACCGGGTATTCGGCTGTGATGACTGCCAATTGGTATGCCCCTGGAACCGCTTTGCCAAGTTCACCCAGGAAGACGACTTTAAACCCCGCCATCAGTTGCAGGATCGCACGCTGGTGGAGCTGTTTATGTGGGATGAGGAGACTTATCTGCGCAATACCGAAGGTTCAGCGATTCGCCGTATCGGCTACCAACGCTGGCTGCGCAATTTAGCGGTGGGTTTGGGTAATGCACCCTCCACGCCGGACGTTATTGCGGCCCTGCAAGCAAGGGCCCATCACGAATCGGAGCTGGTGCGGGAGCATGTGTGCTGGGCACTGACCCAGCACACGGGTGCGGCTAAGACTGAATAA
- a CDS encoding NAD(P)H-hydrate dehydratase yields the protein MTSATSKQYTSELPSALYRADQVRELDRLAIQEHGIPGFDLMSRAGQAAFDLLRDRWPQARRVCIFCGVGNNGGDGYVIAALAEKAGFEAHVVQVGDVTRTQGDALTALQRAEGEGASFQAFDPNLSDGANGADIIVDALLGTGLSGEVRGDYAQAIDVINRSGCPVLAVDIPSGLCSDSGRVLGHAVKADCSISFIGLKQGLLTGQAPDYVGDLYFADLQVPAAVVEPMPPSAILINNARIREWLPPRSRLSHKGNNGHVLVIGGDLGMGGAAAMAAEAAGRSGAGLISVITRPQHISAILSRRPECMVLGVEVGEDISAQLNNVDVLVVGPGIGQGAWGQSLLRQALATDLPMVLDADALNLLASGQPCDDATAARTGRGNWVLTPHPGEAARLMSDTIDAVLRDRYAAVRGLQQQYGGAVVLKGAGSLIASDAGRTWVCRSGNPGMATGGMGDVLSGVIGGLLAQGLSVEQAAAAGVQVHAAAGDLATGQTEHTDEEYSQVHAPLGQRGLLATDLMPYIRRLVNPC from the coding sequence ATGACCAGTGCAACATCGAAGCAGTATACCAGCGAATTGCCTTCTGCCCTGTATCGGGCGGATCAAGTGCGTGAATTGGATCGACTCGCCATTCAAGAGCACGGTATCCCCGGTTTTGATTTGATGAGTCGGGCCGGGCAGGCGGCGTTTGACTTGCTGCGGGATCGTTGGCCGCAGGCTCGTCGTGTGTGTATTTTTTGCGGCGTGGGCAATAACGGCGGCGATGGCTACGTGATCGCGGCGTTGGCAGAAAAGGCCGGCTTCGAGGCTCATGTGGTGCAGGTGGGTGATGTCACAAGAACCCAGGGCGATGCGCTGACCGCGCTGCAACGGGCAGAGGGCGAGGGTGCATCGTTTCAAGCCTTTGACCCGAATCTGTCGGATGGTGCGAATGGGGCCGATATCATTGTCGATGCTTTGTTGGGGACAGGTTTGAGTGGCGAGGTTCGGGGTGATTATGCCCAGGCCATCGACGTGATCAATAGGAGCGGTTGTCCGGTGCTGGCGGTGGATATCCCCTCCGGGCTTTGCTCTGATAGCGGAAGGGTGCTGGGGCATGCGGTAAAAGCGGATTGCAGCATCAGTTTTATCGGTCTTAAGCAGGGGTTGCTGACCGGGCAGGCGCCCGACTACGTGGGTGATTTATATTTTGCCGACTTGCAGGTGCCTGCTGCCGTGGTGGAGCCAATGCCCCCCAGCGCCATACTCATCAACAACGCCCGTATTCGAGAGTGGCTGCCGCCCCGTTCCCGTCTTTCCCACAAGGGAAATAATGGTCATGTATTGGTTATTGGCGGTGATCTGGGGATGGGGGGCGCTGCCGCCATGGCCGCCGAGGCGGCAGGGCGCTCCGGGGCTGGCTTGATTTCGGTGATCACGCGGCCGCAACACATTAGTGCAATCCTGTCACGTCGCCCCGAATGCATGGTGCTCGGGGTCGAAGTGGGGGAGGACATCAGCGCTCAGCTGAACAATGTCGACGTATTGGTGGTTGGCCCCGGTATAGGCCAGGGCGCCTGGGGTCAGTCTTTGTTGCGACAGGCACTGGCTACGGATCTGCCCATGGTGCTGGACGCGGATGCCCTTAACCTGCTGGCCAGCGGACAACCTTGTGATGACGCCACCGCCGCCAGGACAGGTCGTGGTAATTGGGTGCTAACCCCTCATCCGGGTGAAGCCGCTCGCCTGATGAGTGACACCATCGATGCGGTCCTGCGGGATCGGTACGCCGCTGTGCGGGGGCTGCAACAGCAATACGGTGGTGCGGTGGTACTTAAAGGCGCAGGCAGTCTGATTGCCAGCGATGCCGGGCGCACCTGGGTGTGTCGATCCGGGAACCCAGGCATGGCCACCGGGGGGATGGGGGATGTGCTCAGCGGCGTTATCGGTGGATTGTTGGCACAGGGCCTGAGTGTGGAGCAGGCGGCCGCTGCCGGGGTGCAGGTGCATGCCGCCGCTGGCGATCTTGCCACTGGTCAGACGGAGCACACTGACGAAGAATATTCGCAGGTTCACGCTCCTCTTGGGCAGCGGGGCTTGCTGGCCACCGACCTAATGCCCTATATTCGCCGCCTGGTGAATCCTTGCTGA
- the tsaE gene encoding tRNA (adenosine(37)-N6)-threonylcarbamoyltransferase complex ATPase subunit type 1 TsaE, producing the protein MDTTFSLSDESATLKLGQQLAVQLRAGGVLYLQGDLGAGKTTLSRGIIQSLGHSGAVKSPTYTLVEPYELPGLRVFHFDLYRLADPEELEFIGIRDYFDPGTVCIIEWPDRGGDMIPPPDLVLRLEKQGNGRLASLVANSAAGQTMLGRLTKI; encoded by the coding sequence ATGGACACGACCTTCTCTCTATCTGACGAATCCGCCACCCTGAAACTGGGTCAACAGCTGGCCGTGCAGTTGCGGGCGGGTGGCGTGTTGTACTTGCAGGGGGATCTGGGCGCAGGCAAAACCACTCTCAGTCGAGGCATTATCCAATCTTTAGGGCATTCAGGCGCGGTTAAGAGTCCCACCTATACATTGGTTGAACCCTATGAATTGCCGGGGTTGCGGGTGTTTCACTTCGACCTGTATCGCCTGGCCGACCCGGAAGAGCTAGAATTTATCGGCATACGAGACTATTTCGACCCGGGCACAGTCTGCATCATTGAGTGGCCCGATCGCGGTGGGGACATGATTCCGCCACCGGACCTTGTTCTCAGGCTCGAAAAGCAAGGCAACGGGCGTCTGGCCAGCCTTGTTGCCAACTCAGCAGCAGGCCAAACAATGTTAGGTCGATTAACGAAAATTTGA
- a CDS encoding N-acetylmuramoyl-L-alanine amidase has protein sequence MRLEKGLKKSLKKLLQATVVLGIILATPLSLAAEKISSVRVWNAPDNTRIVFDLTGPVSHHLFTLEAPNRVVIDIPNADKSKALDLVDFKGGPLVNVRSAAQSNGDLRVVLDLDRKLNPKSFLLKPSEQYGHRLVIDLENTGPGNAVAAVSAPAATAKPASVSQPKSYSSIKGGRDIVVAIDAGHGGEDPGAIGAKGTREKDVVLQIARRIYNVLQVEKGIKPVLIRTGDYFIPLAARREAARRKHNADLFVSIHADAFDNRKARGASVFALSRSGATSTLARVLAEKENQSDAIGGVNINNADEMVASVIYDLAMEGSMEHSIKVGSIVLREMGGVTHLHKKHLEQAGFAVLKSPDIPSILVETGFISNPTEERNLRSTDHQVKLSRAIGRGIITYFDQHPPPGTYFAALKEQRDALKHRIASGETLSGIAQRYRVDLAALMQHNRLSNTDVIRVGQVLSIPNT, from the coding sequence ATGAGGTTAGAGAAGGGTTTGAAAAAGTCATTGAAGAAACTGCTGCAAGCAACCGTAGTGCTTGGGATCATACTGGCGACACCCCTGTCGCTGGCAGCAGAGAAGATCAGCAGTGTGCGGGTGTGGAATGCCCCCGATAACACCCGGATCGTCTTCGATCTCACTGGGCCCGTCTCACATCACCTGTTTACTTTAGAGGCACCTAACCGGGTCGTCATTGATATTCCAAACGCCGATAAATCCAAAGCCCTGGATTTGGTGGATTTCAAGGGTGGGCCCCTGGTCAATGTGCGCAGTGCTGCCCAGTCCAATGGCGATCTGCGGGTGGTGCTGGATCTGGATCGCAAACTCAACCCCAAAAGTTTTTTGCTCAAGCCCAGTGAACAGTATGGTCACCGTCTGGTGATCGATCTGGAGAACACAGGTCCTGGCAATGCAGTGGCCGCGGTGTCCGCGCCAGCGGCGACCGCCAAGCCAGCCAGCGTGAGCCAGCCCAAATCCTACAGCAGCATCAAAGGCGGCCGCGATATCGTGGTGGCAATCGACGCCGGGCACGGTGGTGAAGATCCCGGTGCCATTGGTGCCAAAGGCACTCGTGAAAAAGACGTCGTACTGCAAATTGCCCGTCGTATCTATAACGTCTTACAGGTCGAAAAAGGCATCAAGCCAGTGTTGATTCGCACCGGTGATTATTTCATCCCGCTTGCAGCGCGCAGGGAAGCTGCCCGGCGCAAGCACAATGCCGATCTGTTTGTATCCATTCACGCCGATGCCTTTGATAACCGTAAAGCGCGTGGCGCTTCTGTGTTCGCATTGTCCCGTAGCGGTGCCACCAGTACCCTGGCGCGGGTGTTGGCGGAAAAAGAAAACCAGTCCGATGCCATAGGCGGTGTCAACATCAACAATGCCGACGAGATGGTGGCCTCGGTCATTTACGATTTGGCGATGGAAGGCAGTATGGAGCACAGCATCAAAGTGGGCTCCATCGTGTTGCGGGAGATGGGCGGGGTTACCCACCTGCACAAGAAACACCTGGAGCAGGCGGGGTTTGCGGTACTAAAGTCACCCGACATCCCTTCCATTCTGGTGGAAACCGGCTTCATCTCCAACCCAACGGAAGAGCGTAACCTGCGTTCCACCGATCATCAGGTCAAGCTGTCGCGGGCCATTGGTCGCGGCATCATCACTTACTTCGATCAGCACCCCCCGCCGGGCACCTACTTTGCTGCCCTTAAAGAGCAGCGCGATGCCCTGAAGCATCGCATTGCCAGTGGTGAGACACTGTCCGGTATTGCCCAACGTTACCGGGTGGATCTGGCGGCCCTGATGCAGCATAACCGCCTATCCAATACCGATGTGATCAGGGTAGGGCAGGTGTTGAGTATACCCAATACCTGA